The proteins below are encoded in one region of Lolium rigidum isolate FL_2022 unplaced genomic scaffold, APGP_CSIRO_Lrig_0.1 contig_9424_1, whole genome shotgun sequence:
- the LOC124682364 gene encoding uncharacterized protein LOC124682364: MELRSGRRLRSLPTWLSTPRPRPSRRPPVFPDGDGADRISALPDEMLLEILARLRCARAAAHTSGLWRHLRELSFRGMPADAIDAALGQVACQALSFLEVDIPYEHRVLGYARVSALLLATARLAPVDLVFSLWGNCKDGNFPFEIPCFERATSVKLDMVGLYLIPPAGAVEFPLLEKLSVVCCHIDTAELVRRCPRLRVFEIQVYPSQDVAASRIKVHSPTIVELVVDVGGFQLDGLDIIAPVLTRFSLLTNIAKDSTVSFSAPMVENIVWDCSFKRNNVGFGDKWRLHYLKLVMKENVGVLQMMISCRGKMLPHRTISQEITQLPAFSVLELDLQSKNHCIGALVSHLLGVCSYIRRLKVDIESYYVGEETCSPNCPCDQPQNWRNEIISLTALEEVDVTGFDGTENDVDLLKLLFRCAPLMKSMTVVLAPESSLPTDQDCEEIYNMFEANPHVKCSVDRSRWG; encoded by the exons ATGGAGCTGCGGTCAGGGCGTCGCCTCCGCTCGCTACCTACATGGCTATCTACGCCTCGACCTCGCCCTAGTCGACGGCCGCCTGTCTTCCCTGAtggcgacggggcggacaggatcAGCGCCCTTCCGGATGAGATGCTGCTGGAGATCCTCGCCCGCCTCCgctgcgcccgcgccgccgcccacacgAGCGGCCTCTGGAGGCACCTCCGCGAGCTCTCCTTCCGCGGCATGCCGGCCGACGCAATCGACGCAGCCCTCGGCCAGGTCGCCTGCCAGGCTCTGTCCTTCCTCGAGGTAGACATCCCTTATGAGCACAGGGTTTTGGGCTATGCCCGCGTCTCGGCGCTGCTCCTTGCCACGGCGCGCCTTGCGCCGGTAGACCTCGTATTCAGTCTCTGGGGGAACTGTAAAGATGGCAACTTTCCATTCGAGATCCCCTGCTTCGAGCGCGCCACCTCGGTCAAGCTGGATATGGTGGGCCTTTATCTAATCCCGCCGGCAGGGGCCGTCGAGTTCCCGCTGCTGGAGAAGCTGTCCGTCGTCTGCTGCCACATCGACACGGCGGAGCTGGTCCGTCGGTGCCCTCGCCTGCGCGTGTTCGAGATCCAGGTTTATCCCTCACAAGATGTCGCCGCAAGCCGTATCAAAGTCCACTCACCCACGATTGTGGAGCTTGTGGTGGATGTGGGTGGCTTCCAACTGGATGGCCTGGACATCATAGCCCCCGTGCTTACGCGTTTCAGCTTGTTGACCAACATTGCCAAGGATTCCACTGTTTCGTTCTCAGCTCCAATGGTGGAAAATATCGTGTGGGATTGCTCGTTTAAGCGCAATAATGTCGGGTTTGGTGATAAATGGCGTCTGCACTACCTGAAGCTAGTGATGAAGGAGAACGTAGGCGTCCTACAGATGATGATATCTTGTCGG GGTAAGATGCTACCTCACCGGACCATTTCTCAGGAGATAACACAGCTTCCTGCCTTTTCTGTTTTGGAGTTAGATTTACAATCGAAAAATCATTGTATTGGAGCACTTGTATCGCATCTGCTTGGAGTCTGTTCCTATATACGAAGACTCAAGGTGGATATTGAATCATACTATGTG GGCGAAGAAACATGCTCACCAAATTGTccttgtgatcaaccccaaaactgGAGAAATGAAATTATCTCTTTGACAGCTCTTGAAGAAGTGGATGTTACAGGTTTTGATGGAACTGAGAATGATGTTGATCTCCTGAAGCTTCTCTTCAGATGTGCGCCTTTGATGAAGAGCATGACAGTTGTATTGGCCCCTGAGTCTTCTTTACCAACCGACCAAGATTGTGAAGAAATCTATAACATGTTTGAGGCAAATCCTCATGTCAAATGCTCTGTTGATCGCAGCCGTTGGGGCTAA